Proteins from a single region of Nitratidesulfovibrio sp.:
- a CDS encoding glutamine synthetase family protein: MSAFPAKSHIIDTIKKTIRDHDIHFVRFEQADLHGVSRSKTVPVGSFMDYIDNGLNFYGGLLGLDIQSMVPTGTGYAEEVAYADHCTVPDLSTFKVLPWVPNTANITVDPYWYDGSPAMASPRLLLKKIIDDFDAMGYICRLGYEFEFYVLDKETRKPAYTGQPIFVTLKNNFDIDFTYDLMRKMDQAGVRIITQNSEHGPGQQELNLYYKDGLAAADTAFLYKTGTKEIALQHGYIASWMTKPFIESSASGSHFHVSLIDKKTGKNVFNDPDGQYGLTELARNFLAGVLKHARANTLFTAPTINCYKRYRVNSFAPHSATWGMENRTIGVRLKGCRGESTHFENRLACGGANPYLLALSTLAAGLEGIRSKPALPDPINGIAYEMDDVPRLPFSLDEAIAAFEQDTDLHAVLHPEFVKLVIAVKKFEANMAREKFADYGTTEFNNRVDPWEWDYFMELL; the protein is encoded by the coding sequence ATGAGCGCGTTTCCGGCCAAGTCCCACATCATCGATACCATCAAGAAGACCATCAGGGATCACGACATCCACTTCGTGCGGTTCGAACAGGCCGATCTGCACGGCGTCTCGCGCAGCAAGACGGTGCCCGTGGGCAGCTTCATGGACTACATCGACAACGGCCTGAACTTTTACGGCGGTCTGCTGGGGCTGGACATTCAGTCCATGGTGCCCACCGGCACCGGCTACGCGGAAGAAGTGGCCTACGCCGACCACTGCACCGTGCCCGACCTGTCCACCTTCAAGGTGCTGCCATGGGTGCCCAACACCGCCAACATCACCGTGGACCCCTACTGGTACGACGGCTCCCCGGCCATGGCGTCACCCCGGTTGCTGCTGAAGAAGATCATCGATGACTTCGACGCCATGGGCTACATCTGCCGCCTTGGCTACGAATTCGAATTCTACGTGCTGGACAAGGAAACGCGAAAGCCCGCCTACACCGGCCAGCCCATCTTCGTTACCCTGAAGAACAACTTCGACATCGACTTTACCTACGACCTGATGCGCAAGATGGATCAGGCCGGGGTGCGCATCATCACCCAGAATTCCGAACACGGCCCCGGCCAGCAGGAACTGAACCTGTACTACAAGGACGGCCTGGCCGCCGCCGACACCGCCTTTCTCTACAAGACGGGCACCAAGGAAATCGCGTTGCAGCACGGCTACATCGCCTCGTGGATGACCAAGCCGTTCATCGAATCCAGCGCCTCCGGCTCGCACTTCCACGTCAGTCTCATCGACAAGAAAACCGGCAAGAACGTCTTCAACGATCCCGACGGGCAGTACGGCCTGACGGAACTTGCCCGCAACTTTCTGGCCGGGGTGCTGAAGCACGCCCGCGCCAACACGCTGTTCACCGCGCCCACCATCAACTGCTACAAGCGCTACCGCGTGAATTCCTTTGCCCCGCACAGCGCCACCTGGGGCATGGAAAACCGCACCATCGGCGTGCGCCTTAAGGGCTGCCGGGGCGAAAGCACCCATTTCGAAAACCGTCTGGCCTGCGGCGGCGCCAACCCCTACCTGCTGGCGCTGAGCACCCTGGCCGCCGGGCTGGAGGGCATCCGCTCCAAGCCCGCACTGCCCGACCCCATCAACGGCATTGCCTACGAAATGGACGACGTGCCGCGCCTGCCCTTCAGCCTGGACGAAGCCATCGCGGCCTTCGAGCAGGACACCGACCTGCACGCGGTGCTGCACCCCGAATTCGTCAAGCTGGTCATTGCGGTGAAGAAGTTCGAGGCAAACATGGCCCGCGAGAAGTTCGCCGATTACGGCACCACCGAATTCAACAACCGGGTGGACCCGTGGGAGTGGGACTATTTCATGGAACTCCTTTAG
- a CDS encoding C45 family peptidase gives MTFETTPAIPVLDLSGTPYEIGHAHGSALRETIREFIGSIARVHQLNNPWLCAGHGQLLDFCMRNVGFLEKFSPDLVQEMRGIADGAGVDFAEIVHLNMFLELEDLRAPGLGARVLPDGLWGCTTFNVLPEASADGRACIGQTYDMERCYERFLCVLRITPCQGPAMLVVSFAGVLGLNGLNGAGVGAVINKVAATDARPGVIYPFIMRKALAAERIGDALGAVIFSPRATGINYQLAGAGVAFCAETSAASYELLEIDGAIAHTNHFVGSTMRRYETPNWLSHGGSMVRKQVADRFLKAHRGALTPDLLKELTRDHTNHPRCICAHGFPGEADETAFHTCFAVVMDPDAGWLDLCGGNPCTGEYRRITL, from the coding sequence ATGACATTCGAAACCACCCCCGCCATCCCTGTCCTGGATCTGTCAGGTACACCCTACGAGATCGGCCACGCCCACGGCAGCGCCCTGCGCGAAACCATCCGCGAGTTCATCGGCTCCATCGCGCGGGTGCACCAGTTGAACAACCCGTGGCTGTGCGCCGGGCATGGGCAGTTGCTGGATTTCTGCATGCGCAACGTGGGCTTTCTGGAAAAGTTCTCGCCCGATCTGGTGCAGGAAATGCGCGGCATCGCCGATGGCGCGGGCGTGGATTTTGCCGAAATCGTCCACCTGAACATGTTTCTGGAACTGGAAGACCTGCGCGCACCCGGCCTTGGCGCGCGCGTCCTTCCCGATGGTCTGTGGGGCTGCACCACCTTCAACGTGCTGCCCGAGGCCAGCGCCGATGGCCGGGCCTGCATCGGCCAGACCTACGACATGGAGCGCTGCTACGAGCGGTTCCTGTGCGTGCTGCGCATCACGCCGTGCCAGGGCCCGGCCATGCTGGTGGTGAGCTTTGCCGGGGTGCTGGGCCTCAACGGGCTGAACGGGGCCGGAGTTGGGGCCGTCATCAACAAGGTGGCCGCCACCGACGCCCGCCCCGGCGTCATCTATCCGTTCATCATGCGCAAGGCCCTGGCGGCGGAGCGCATCGGCGACGCCCTGGGCGCGGTGATCTTTTCGCCCCGTGCCACGGGCATCAACTACCAGCTGGCCGGGGCGGGCGTGGCCTTCTGCGCGGAAACGTCGGCGGCCAGCTACGAACTGCTGGAAATCGACGGGGCCATCGCCCACACCAATCATTTCGTCGGTTCCACCATGCGCCGCTACGAGACGCCCAACTGGCTGAGCCACGGCGGTTCCATGGTGCGCAAGCAGGTGGCCGACCGTTTCCTGAAGGCCCATCGCGGGGCGCTGACCCCCGACCTGCTCAAGGAACTGACCCGCGACCACACCAACCACCCCCGGTGCATCTGCGCGCACGGCTTTCCGGGCGAGGCGGACGAGACGGCCTTCCACACCTGCTTCGCCGTGGTCATGGACCCGGACGCCGGGTGGCTGGACCTGTGCGGGGGCAATCCCTGCACGGGTGAGTACCGGCGCATCACCCTCTAG
- a CDS encoding extracellular solute-binding protein has product MNTRERKIDKVLATYDAGKMNRRGFLKSLAALGVTTLVANAVSISPLGAVKAFAAIQGAEQRAWELAKVAAAKATKKTLTLLIPTGSIGNMKPYEEKWKKELGITLEFIEEPDEVVHTKGMQEAVAKTGRYDVMMPTAMSYPDWIDSGVIYDLTDWVEKYDPELFNKEWGVVFPASHHAQLYNGRVAGLLNDGDQITLLCRSDHLTDPAKAKAFEDKFGYKLGVPKTWAEYLTLAKFMHDPAKGFYGSLEYRSPYYVKWMFMQRLVSKGRLYFDGEVNPTFNSEEGVAALEDMLAMNAYLHPDAFSFTWSSNYNAFGRGEGFMNIVWPSGFKYSKAPSTGPATTGKIAATVMPADKLKDGTLLYAGMFCWGYGYAVSRYSANPELAYAYAQWMTSPTISSDAIPYLGGYSDPYRVNHMLSPTQRLIDTYSPEYLKTLYDNMVNTVPDFCVPGGFEYQDALDKQVHACMTGAKKPKEALDDAARAFERITRRIGRDKVKKSWLALTKNLAEPIRKASGADKWS; this is encoded by the coding sequence ATGAACACCAGGGAACGGAAGATCGACAAGGTGCTCGCCACGTACGATGCGGGCAAGATGAACCGCCGCGGATTCCTCAAGAGCCTTGCGGCACTGGGCGTGACCACCCTTGTGGCCAACGCGGTCAGCATTTCGCCGCTGGGCGCGGTGAAGGCTTTCGCCGCCATCCAGGGCGCGGAGCAGCGTGCCTGGGAACTGGCCAAGGTGGCCGCCGCCAAGGCCACCAAGAAAACCCTCACCCTGCTCATTCCCACCGGCTCCATCGGCAACATGAAGCCCTACGAGGAAAAGTGGAAGAAGGAACTCGGCATCACCCTTGAATTCATCGAGGAACCGGACGAGGTGGTGCACACCAAGGGCATGCAGGAAGCCGTGGCCAAGACGGGCCGCTACGACGTGATGATGCCCACGGCCATGTCCTACCCCGACTGGATCGATTCCGGCGTCATCTACGACCTGACCGACTGGGTGGAAAAGTACGACCCTGAACTGTTCAACAAGGAATGGGGCGTGGTCTTTCCGGCCAGCCACCATGCCCAGTTGTACAATGGCCGCGTGGCGGGCCTGCTGAACGACGGCGACCAGATCACCCTGCTGTGCCGGTCGGATCATCTGACAGACCCGGCCAAGGCCAAGGCCTTCGAGGACAAGTTCGGCTACAAGCTGGGCGTGCCCAAGACCTGGGCCGAATACCTTACCCTGGCCAAGTTCATGCACGACCCGGCCAAGGGCTTCTACGGCAGCCTTGAATACCGTTCGCCCTACTATGTGAAGTGGATGTTCATGCAGCGCCTTGTCTCCAAGGGCCGCCTGTACTTCGACGGCGAAGTGAACCCCACCTTCAACTCCGAAGAAGGCGTGGCCGCGTTGGAAGACATGCTGGCCATGAACGCCTACCTGCACCCCGACGCCTTCAGCTTCACCTGGTCGTCCAACTACAACGCGTTCGGCCGTGGCGAAGGCTTCATGAACATCGTGTGGCCCTCGGGCTTCAAGTATTCCAAGGCCCCCTCCACCGGCCCGGCCACCACCGGCAAGATCGCCGCCACGGTCATGCCCGCCGACAAGCTGAAGGACGGCACCCTGCTGTACGCGGGCATGTTCTGCTGGGGCTACGGCTACGCCGTGTCCAGGTACTCGGCCAACCCGGAACTGGCCTACGCCTATGCCCAGTGGATGACCTCGCCCACCATCTCGTCCGATGCCATTCCGTACCTTGGCGGCTACTCCGACCCGTACCGCGTCAACCACATGCTGTCGCCCACCCAGCGCCTGATCGACACGTATTCGCCCGAATACCTGAAGACGCTGTACGACAACATGGTGAACACCGTGCCCGACTTCTGCGTGCCCGGCGGTTTCGAGTACCAGGACGCCCTGGACAAGCAGGTGCACGCCTGCATGACCGGCGCCAAGAAGCCCAAGGAAGCCCTGGACGACGCGGCCCGCGCCTTCGAGCGCATCACCCGCCGCATTGGCCGCGACAAGGTGAAGAAGTCGTGGCTGGCCCTGACCAAGAACCTCGCCGAGCCCATCAGAAAGGCCAGCGGCGCGGACAAGTGGAGCTAG
- a CDS encoding ATP-binding protein → MTAQPYSAPVPPPSSAFLRYAENAPGALAVFDAHNRLTYANRAFRETLLTFPSGSRGGCDDADDARLRNLPLPASFATALAGGLALARQEGHEQHFSWQEADDEEPGRRWCRIVPAGTSAGSSAGAAACQAACQAAGLVGTCCAPDGAGQDAGKPSGVMSDGVMPTGAMIVEVHDTPAPERLKEALRAERIVRRQAEYLKQRGRELFFRVIDQLPVFVYMQRPDYRVAYANRKTTSFYGEAEGRLCYEVFCNRTSPCPTCPTFRVFETGEPEDWQFTDGKGRTFHIYDYPFEDENGAPLVMELGIDVTELKRVERELFQAQKMRAIGVLAGGIAHDLNNNLVPIIFNIDHALGKTGESGLSEPLGEALRAAYRAADLVEQVLDYSRQQNLNRAPLRLVPLAQENLELLQASLPRNVELRVGYATDKDCIQANPSQIQQLLLNLCRNGVQAMPAGGTLTVTLSHALIQPLRHNTHPGVQPGEYVVLRVTDTGHGIERERLEQIFEPFHTTKRNTGGTGMGLAVVHAIVTSSGGHIFVDSMVQVGTTFTVYLPLYQPGTTPSRRAVTMGVSQDAPYGMADGLRDGGTRGAADGGLGVPPTGSAAGGMDGGMDDETDGTGRNAPRRLLLVDDDKGASQAMQRVLRDAGFQVATADSGEAGLHAYRDGGPGYNLVVADQSMPGMTGIAMARRILQHDRAARIVICTGHVAPELEAEAQAAGIAGFLMKPMTPGTLIENIRRLCGAARG, encoded by the coding sequence ATGACCGCCCAGCCTTATTCCGCCCCCGTGCCCCCGCCCTCTTCCGCCTTTCTGCGCTACGCCGAAAATGCCCCCGGCGCGCTGGCCGTGTTCGATGCGCACAACCGCCTGACCTACGCCAACCGGGCATTCCGCGAAACGCTGCTGACCTTTCCATCAGGTTCGCGCGGCGGATGCGACGATGCGGACGACGCACGCCTGCGCAACCTGCCCCTGCCCGCTTCCTTCGCCACCGCCCTGGCGGGCGGGCTGGCCCTGGCCCGACAGGAAGGACACGAACAGCACTTCTCGTGGCAGGAAGCGGACGACGAGGAGCCTGGCCGCCGCTGGTGCCGGATAGTGCCCGCCGGAACGTCGGCCGGATCGTCCGCAGGAGCGGCAGCCTGCCAAGCCGCATGTCAGGCAGCAGGACTGGTCGGGACGTGTTGCGCCCCGGACGGAGCCGGACAGGATGCGGGCAAGCCCAGCGGCGTCATGTCGGATGGCGTCATGCCGACAGGAGCCATGATCGTCGAGGTGCACGACACCCCCGCCCCGGAACGGCTGAAGGAGGCGCTGAGGGCCGAACGCATCGTGCGGCGTCAGGCGGAATACCTGAAGCAGCGCGGGCGCGAGCTGTTCTTTCGGGTCATCGATCAACTGCCGGTGTTCGTGTACATGCAGCGGCCCGACTACCGGGTGGCCTACGCCAACCGCAAGACCACCTCGTTCTACGGCGAGGCGGAAGGCCGCCTGTGCTACGAGGTGTTCTGCAACCGTACCTCGCCCTGCCCCACCTGCCCCACCTTCCGGGTGTTCGAAACCGGAGAGCCGGAGGACTGGCAGTTCACCGACGGCAAGGGCCGCACCTTCCACATCTACGACTACCCGTTCGAGGACGAAAACGGCGCGCCGCTGGTGATGGAACTGGGCATCGACGTCACCGAGTTGAAACGGGTGGAGCGCGAACTGTTCCAGGCCCAGAAGATGCGCGCCATCGGCGTGCTGGCCGGGGGCATTGCCCACGACCTGAACAACAATCTGGTGCCCATCATCTTCAACATCGACCACGCCCTGGGAAAGACCGGCGAATCCGGCCTGTCCGAACCGTTGGGCGAGGCCCTGCGCGCCGCCTATCGCGCCGCCGACCTGGTGGAGCAGGTGCTGGACTACAGCCGCCAGCAGAACCTGAACCGCGCGCCGCTCCGGCTGGTCCCGCTGGCGCAGGAGAACCTGGAACTGTTGCAGGCATCCCTGCCGCGCAACGTGGAACTGCGCGTGGGCTACGCCACGGACAAGGACTGCATCCAGGCCAACCCGTCCCAAATCCAGCAGCTTCTGCTCAACCTGTGCCGCAACGGGGTGCAGGCCATGCCCGCGGGCGGCACCCTTACCGTCACCCTCAGCCACGCGCTCATCCAGCCATTGCGCCACAACACGCACCCCGGCGTGCAGCCGGGCGAGTACGTGGTGCTGCGCGTGACCGACACCGGCCACGGCATCGAGCGCGAGCGGCTGGAACAGATATTCGAACCGTTCCACACCACCAAGCGCAACACCGGCGGCACGGGCATGGGCCTGGCCGTGGTGCATGCCATCGTCACCAGCAGCGGCGGGCACATCTTCGTGGACAGCATGGTGCAGGTGGGCACCACCTTCACGGTGTACCTGCCGCTGTACCAGCCGGGCACCACGCCTTCGCGCCGGGCGGTGACCATGGGGGTGAGCCAGGATGCCCCATATGGCATGGCGGATGGCCTGAGGGATGGCGGCACGCGCGGCGCGGCTGATGGCGGGCTTGGGGTGCCCCCCACCGGAAGCGCGGCGGGCGGCATGGACGGCGGCATGGACGACGAAACGGACGGGACGGGGCGCAACGCCCCCCGCCGCCTGCTGCTGGTGGACGACGACAAGGGCGCCTCGCAGGCCATGCAGCGCGTGCTGCGCGATGCCGGGTTCCAGGTGGCCACCGCCGACAGCGGCGAGGCGGGCCTGCACGCCTACCGCGACGGCGGCCCCGGCTACAACCTGGTGGTGGCCGACCAGTCCATGCCCGGCATGACCGGCATCGCCATGGCCCGGCGCATCCTGCAACACGACCGGGCAGCGCGCATCGTCATCTGCACCGGGCACGTGGCCCCGGAACTGGAGGCAGAGGCGCAGGCCGCGGGCATCGCGGGCTTTCTGATGAAGCCCATGACGCCGGGCACGCTCATCGAGAACATCCGCCGCCTGTGCGGCGCGGCGCGGGGGTAG
- a CDS encoding sigma 54-interacting transcriptional regulator, with translation MGRVLVIDDDMLVRNSLSRCIADMGHQVLLAGSLAEGLELAESGVDVVYLDLNLPDGDGQHAIDTLAASAGRPEIVVITGLGNNYGAQGTLARGAWDYITKPASPRLIRESLTAALEYRRERAAPAATRPFDPCGIVGDGPAMRRARQMLERAAHTDAGVLVLGETGVGKELAAKAIHANSRRADGPFVVVDCSNLTETLVESVLYGHVKGAFTGAHADRRGLVAEAHGGTLFLDEVGELPPALQKSFLRVLQEHRFRPVGAGREQSSDFRLVAATNRDLEAMTRDGRFRPDLLFRLRTVEVRLPPLRERGDDVVLLAAHLAGQACRRYGLAPKTLSPALVRALTGHHWPGNVRELGNVMEAAVIEAGADPVIHPKHLPGQLRMAVLDGGTGGGTGSRTGESARAEWPGGDAMQAFEGVPAHDDRWSDDVIPGARVWTPRASTGDAGRDGTVPASANLLPGYDDTPSLPYGPHTPQDVTHEHAAFPAPPIAREHHRQSESEGRSAPGTPGMAGLAETEDIFAAGGLSVAGQQQPEAPHPFPSAFPPAFPPAFPQDMPAQPRGTRRPAGRDLRAGREVRDGREVRDGRDGQAQPRAASPVPRAPRQDAATWNGMPYHDYKAVRDRAYFQHLMDVCEGDVVRASQLSGLSIASVYRHLALAGIATRTRAKR, from the coding sequence ATGGGACGCGTACTGGTCATCGACGATGACATGCTCGTGCGCAACAGCCTGTCGCGCTGCATCGCCGACATGGGGCACCAGGTGCTGCTGGCGGGCAGCCTGGCGGAAGGGTTGGAACTGGCCGAAAGCGGCGTGGACGTGGTCTACCTGGACCTGAACCTGCCCGACGGGGACGGCCAGCACGCCATCGACACGCTGGCCGCCAGCGCCGGGCGGCCTGAAATCGTGGTCATCACCGGCCTTGGCAACAACTACGGAGCGCAGGGCACCCTGGCGCGCGGCGCGTGGGACTACATCACCAAGCCCGCCTCGCCCCGGCTGATCCGCGAATCGCTGACCGCCGCGCTGGAATACCGGCGCGAACGGGCCGCGCCCGCCGCAACCCGCCCCTTCGACCCGTGCGGCATCGTGGGCGACGGACCGGCCATGCGCAGGGCGCGCCAGATGCTGGAACGCGCGGCGCACACCGACGCCGGGGTGCTGGTGCTGGGCGAAACGGGCGTGGGCAAGGAACTGGCGGCCAAGGCCATCCACGCCAACAGCAGGCGCGCGGACGGCCCCTTCGTGGTGGTGGATTGTTCCAACCTTACGGAAACGCTGGTGGAAAGTGTGCTGTACGGCCACGTGAAGGGGGCCTTTACCGGCGCGCACGCCGACCGGCGGGGGCTGGTGGCCGAGGCCCACGGCGGCACGCTGTTCCTCGACGAGGTGGGCGAACTGCCGCCCGCGCTCCAGAAATCCTTTTTGCGGGTGTTGCAAGAACACCGCTTTCGCCCGGTGGGTGCCGGACGTGAACAGTCCAGCGACTTCCGGCTGGTGGCGGCCACCAACCGCGACCTGGAGGCCATGACCCGCGACGGGCGCTTCCGCCCCGACCTGCTGTTTCGCCTGCGCACGGTGGAAGTGCGCCTGCCCCCCTTGCGCGAACGCGGGGACGACGTGGTCCTGCTGGCCGCGCATCTGGCTGGGCAGGCCTGCCGCCGCTACGGCCTTGCGCCCAAGACGCTGTCACCCGCGCTGGTGCGCGCCCTGACGGGGCACCACTGGCCGGGCAACGTACGCGAACTGGGCAACGTGATGGAGGCGGCGGTGATCGAGGCCGGAGCCGACCCGGTGATCCACCCCAAGCACCTGCCGGGCCAGTTGCGCATGGCCGTGCTGGATGGCGGGACGGGAGGCGGCACCGGAAGCCGGACGGGCGAAAGCGCGAGGGCGGAATGGCCGGGCGGCGACGCCATGCAAGCCTTCGAGGGCGTGCCCGCCCATGACGACCGCTGGTCCGACGATGTCATTCCCGGCGCGCGGGTGTGGACGCCCCGCGCGAGCACGGGCGATGCGGGGAGAGACGGGACCGTCCCGGCCAGCGCGAACCTGCTCCCTGGGTATGACGATACTCCCTCCCTGCCGTACGGTCCGCACACGCCGCAAGACGTGACCCACGAGCATGCTGCCTTCCCCGCACCACCGATCGCCCGGGAACACCACCGGCAGTCCGAAAGCGAGGGACGGAGTGCACCGGGTACGCCGGGCATGGCGGGCTTGGCCGAAACGGAGGATATCTTTGCGGCGGGGGGCCTTTCCGTGGCGGGGCAGCAGCAGCCAGAGGCACCTCACCCTTTCCCGTCCGCATTCCCGCCCGCATTCCCGCCCGCATTCCCACAGGACATGCCCGCGCAGCCGCGCGGTACACGGCGGCCCGCCGGGCGGGACCTGCGCGCCGGGCGGGAGGTGCGTGACGGGCGGGAGGTGCGCGACGGGCGCGACGGGCAGGCCCAGCCCCGTGCAGCCTCGCCCGTGCCCCGCGCCCCCCGGCAGGATGCCGCCACCTGGAACGGCATGCCCTACCACGACTACAAGGCCGTCCGCGACCGCGCCTACTTCCAGCACCTCATGGACGTGTGCGAGGGCGACGTGGTGCGGGCCAGCCAGCTTTCCGGCCTGAGCATCGCCAGCGTGTACCGGCACCTGGCGCTAGCGGGCATTGCCACGCGCACCCGCGCCAAGCGCTGA
- a CDS encoding D-alanine--D-alanine ligase — protein MSNGKIRVAVFFGGRSPEHDVSIVTGLQVIQALDAAQYEPVPVYVDRCGAWRTGEKLLDRATYIPARDADGLSAVSLEIAPGKGGMLVEQTSKLFGKPKRIAFDVAIPAFHGPYGEDGDMQGLFEAAGIPYTGMRVLASAIFMDKAATKQALAGTDIPMLPCAVLRKPVGGLLPARADIEAALAGITLPGCLKPAHLGSSIGVAKVDSVEDIEAVLPGLFKNDTVAIVEPYLDGCVEYNISVRRDGEGHATSAIERPKRDSELLDFRQKYLSSGGKTGGKTGGGTKSAGDSGSAGMLSLTREINPDLPESLEGRIRDLAVRTYAAFGGTGAPRMDFMYDATRDEVWLNEVNPIPGSFAFFLWEAAETPVRFTRLLSLMIDEARAMARHTACPEDPTPEAARLFPRR, from the coding sequence ATGTCCAACGGCAAAATCCGCGTCGCGGTCTTCTTCGGCGGGCGTTCGCCCGAGCATGACGTCAGCATCGTCACCGGCTTGCAGGTCATCCAGGCGCTGGACGCCGCGCAGTACGAACCCGTGCCCGTCTACGTGGACCGCTGCGGCGCCTGGCGCACCGGCGAGAAACTGCTGGACCGCGCCACCTACATCCCCGCCCGCGATGCCGACGGCCTGTCCGCCGTCTCGCTGGAAATCGCCCCCGGCAAGGGCGGCATGCTGGTGGAGCAGACCTCCAAACTGTTCGGCAAGCCCAAACGCATTGCCTTCGACGTGGCCATTCCCGCCTTCCACGGCCCCTACGGCGAAGACGGCGACATGCAGGGCCTGTTCGAGGCTGCGGGCATTCCCTACACCGGCATGCGCGTGCTGGCGTCCGCCATTTTCATGGACAAGGCCGCCACCAAGCAGGCCCTGGCCGGTACGGACATTCCCATGCTGCCCTGCGCGGTGCTGCGCAAGCCCGTGGGCGGCCTGCTGCCCGCGCGCGCCGACATCGAGGCCGCGCTGGCGGGCATCACCCTGCCCGGCTGCCTGAAGCCCGCGCACCTTGGCAGCAGCATCGGCGTGGCCAAGGTGGATTCCGTCGAGGACATCGAGGCGGTGTTACCCGGCCTGTTCAAGAACGACACCGTGGCCATCGTGGAGCCGTACCTGGACGGCTGCGTGGAATACAACATTTCGGTGCGGCGCGACGGCGAGGGGCACGCCACCTCGGCCATCGAGCGACCCAAGCGCGACAGCGAACTGCTGGACTTTCGCCAGAAGTACCTTTCGTCGGGCGGCAAGACCGGCGGCAAGACGGGGGGCGGCACCAAGAGTGCGGGCGATTCCGGCAGTGCGGGCATGCTTTCGCTGACGCGAGAGATCAACCCCGACCTGCCCGAAAGCCTGGAAGGCCGCATCCGCGACCTTGCCGTGCGCACCTACGCGGCCTTTGGCGGCACTGGTGCGCCGCGCATGGACTTCATGTACGACGCCACCCGCGACGAGGTGTGGCTGAACGAGGTGAACCCCATCCCCGGTTCGTTCGCCTTTTTCCTGTGGGAAGCGGCGGAAACCCCGGTGCGCTTCACCCGGCTGCTCTCGCTGATGATCGACGAGGCGCGGGCCATGGCCCGGCACACCGCCTGCCCGGAAGATCCGACCCCGGAGGCTGCCCGGCTGTTCCCCCGCCGGTAG
- a CDS encoding type 1 glutamine amidotransferase, with the protein MRIHTIEHVPFEGPAAIADYAEAHGHTLTRTRMHAGEPLPAPGKVDLLAVMGGPMSVHDEAGHPWLAVEKRYIAAAVGAGVRVLGVCLGAQLLSTVLGGQVTANPDREIGWRPVELTALGEVSPAFAGFPARFPAFHWHGETFSTPPGAVRAACSTACANQAFAVGARLVGLQFHLETTPVSMHALIENAEPIDLVPAPYVQTPEQMREITVHFGVLEGLLQRLLHNMLKGH; encoded by the coding sequence ATGCGCATCCACACCATCGAACATGTGCCCTTCGAAGGCCCGGCGGCCATAGCCGACTATGCCGAGGCGCACGGGCACACCCTTACCCGCACCCGCATGCATGCGGGCGAACCGTTGCCCGCACCGGGCAAGGTGGACTTGTTGGCGGTGATGGGCGGCCCCATGAGTGTGCACGACGAGGCAGGCCACCCCTGGCTGGCCGTGGAGAAGCGCTACATCGCCGCCGCAGTGGGCGCGGGCGTGCGCGTGCTGGGCGTGTGTCTGGGCGCGCAACTGCTGTCCACGGTGCTGGGCGGCCAGGTGACCGCCAATCCCGATCGCGAGATCGGCTGGCGCCCGGTGGAACTGACCGCGCTTGGCGAGGTTTCCCCGGCGTTCGCGGGGTTTCCCGCGCGGTTCCCCGCCTTTCACTGGCACGGCGAAACCTTTTCCACTCCGCCGGGGGCTGTCCGCGCGGCTTGCAGCACGGCTTGCGCCAATCAGGCCTTTGCCGTGGGCGCGCGGTTGGTGGGGTTGCAATTTCACCTCGAAACCACCCCCGTCAGCATGCACGCGCTCATCGAGAACGCCGAACCCATCGACCTCGTGCCCGCGCCCTACGTGCAGACGCCGGAGCAGATGCGCGAAATCACCGTGCACTTCGGCGTACTGGAAGGGCTGCTGCAACGGTTGCTGCACAACATGCTGAAGGGGCACTGA